The Oncorhynchus nerka isolate Pitt River linkage group LG11, Oner_Uvic_2.0, whole genome shotgun sequence genome includes the window TTCAGTTCCGGAATCACTTGTTGCTTAACACCTTGGGGCTTGTCCCTTAAGCAgtcaatcaatcacattttttcataaagcccttttaacatcagcagatatcacaaagtgcttaacagaaaacccagcctaaaaccctaaacggcaagcaatgcagtCGTACCTGCAGACTGCGAAGAGAGGCCAGCACAGGCTCTGTCTGCTCTCGGGTCAGACTGCTACGCCCCCCAGTCTGACAGGTGGGTTAGGGATCGctctcagacacagacagaggtacTCAAAAGTGccagggcccgtatccacaaagcatatCAGAGTATGAGTGCCGATTGTTCCGTGTCCCAGaaaggaaaaaaaagaaagaaaaaaactgTCGCTCAAACAGAAGAGGGAACGAACAAAAGTCACTGATGATCCAAACGAGACAGGTGgggttttaggaggggttctgaaagacactcatggaggtgtccactgaaagttgacgAGCAACAACTGGGACGGAAAAGACGCTCACCATGAGCGGCCCGCTAAATTTGCCcaagaagaggcaaacaaaaTAAAACCCCACACCAAACTTAGGCCGGAAGCAAACCAAAAAGTGGAGCAAAACGAAAACAGGGAAGATCAGAATAAGGATAGGTttatttggagagaaaaaaatagagagtgccaactaaaggtgttaaccctccacatctctcaagcCAAGTGCAGTACTGGGCCAGCAGCTCTTAAATATAACTTGTGCCAGTACAGGTGAAACACCTGGTTAACAAGAtgacaagccagcacaggtgtaaaaCATACTGATTAATGAGGTGACACCATTAGGTGCGGCCATTGTGCTAACGTCCAACCTCGAAACATAAATGGGAAAACCAAAGCCTTTTGTTGGACAAGTTTGCTCACAACCAACAGAAAACCACTTCCATATCACAACATGATTGACTTAAATGCGTCTCTACTTAAACAAGTCACCTTCTCCAATATAAACATGTTATCTACTGGCTATCAATACTTAAATACAAgaccaaaaaaaaaatatatatatatatattattttgagAAACAGAGGAAAAATCACATGCATTTCTATTACTCTCATCCCCTTGGAATGAGCTCTACCAAAACAAATCTCCAATACAGCAAAATGTGGAGTCAAATAAAATGTTGGCAAGGGCTACACACTGGCTAAATATACAACGTATGGACTGCCTACCCTTGAAAGGCAATCAGCAACCAAGTTGTCTGATTTCAACAGGAAACTCCTGCAATATGAGACTCCGGCGAAGGAGTCGATGATTCACGGAGCTCGTATTTTGCAACAAAACGACAGGATTACAATCGGTATAGACCACCAGAGGTGGAGACCGATACATAAACCTTGAAGTGCTGAAAAGCCGGTTCCCCAAGCGAGCGTCTTTTTTCAATTACTCAAGTACTGTTTTTGATGTGAGGCCAATTGCTTTGAAAAAGGGTGCTCATTCTCCAGACCACGTAGCACAATATGCATGAGCATTTGCAAAGTGGCTCCAGCATTTTGTAACCCAAACGGGAAAACAAACCATCAGGTGTGATAAAAGCGGACAGCTCTTTGGTGTGCTCGGTTTAGAGGGACCTGCCAATATCCCTCCAGCAGATTGAACTTGCTAACGTACTTAGCAGCGCCAACACGGTCCACACAATCGTCGACTCTGGGCAAAGGGGAGGAGTCCGACTTAGTTGTTGTCCGACTTAGTTGTCGGAAACAAAACCGCAGAGACCCATCTGCAATGCCGTGTTCAAACATAAAATCCAACTCACTGTGGAGTTTTTCCCTTTTCAGGATTTACTCAATAGGCATGTTGTTTGATTGGAGCAGAGTCCCCAATGTCAATGTCAATGTCTGGCACACCTGAGAATAAACTCTGATATTCTAAAAGCAGTGCAACAATGTTGACTTTTTCCTCCAGAGACAAGTGTGCCAAAAAGACATCAAGGTTATCTAGAATCTGAGTTACTCAGCCATCCCACGGGCACAGGGTATATTGTGCTTTCCTCGTGCTCTTGAGGAAGACTATAGTCAACAGTGACAGCAGTGGCAACAGGTAGAACATCATTACCGGTTTCCACCGACTTCTCACGCCGGATGGTAACGGGtgtagtatggttttagtatgttGACATGACCCAGCCAGGGTTTCTTCCTGCGCTCCAGTGTGGCAATGATGTAATCCAGATTGCCATTTCTTTTTTACTATGGAGTAATGGCCTGAAAAGCAAGCTTGCACGTTGACCCCAGAATAGGAAACAAAACCAGAACTTAGTCACCCACACTGAAAGTGCAGTTTAGGGCCTTTCTATCATACCAAACTTTCATTTTCATTTGCACCTTCTCCCAATTCTCACCGGCAAACTCACAGGCGAGGTGCAATCTGTATCAATAACTGCTACGGTGCTCCAGCAAATTTGTTTTTGTGTTTAAGGTGTTGACTTGCAACAACCTCACTCGGAGTAAGCTCAAAGATTCCTAAACAACCTTCCGAGCTGCAAACAGCAAGAGGAACCCCCTCTCATCACAGTCTTTCTCAAACTCAAAGCTCATGTCATTAAATGTCAGAGTGATGTACAATGTGAAACCGTACAGATGTGCGTTTTTCTAcagctacagtggcttgcgaaagtattcaccccccttggcatttttcctattttgttgccttacaacctggaattaaaatggatttatggagagtttgtatcatttgatttacacaatatgcctaccactttgaagatgcaaaatattttttattgtgaaacaaacaagacaaaaaaatgaacttgagtgtgcataactattcacccccaaagtcaatacaaagtatttgtagagccaccttttgcagctgcaagtctcttggtgtACGCTTGGCACaactagccactgggatttttgcccattctgcaaggcaaaactgctccatctccttcaagttggatgggttctgctggtgtacagcaatctttaagtcataccccagattctcaattgaattgaggcctgggctttgactaggccattctaagacatttaaatgtttcccctaaaaccactcgagtgttgctttagcagtatgcttagggtcattgtccagctggaaggtgaacctccatcccagtctcaaatctctggaagacaaacaggtttccctcaagaatttccctgtacttagcaccatccatcattccttcaattctgaccagtttcctcgtccctgccgatgaaaaacatccccacagcatgatgctgccaccaccatggtggGATGgcgttctcggggtgatgagaggtgttgagtttgccccagacatagcgttttccttgatggccaaaaagcgaAAATTtctgtctcatctgaccagagtaccttcttccatatgtttggggagtctcccacatgccttttggcaaacacaattttttctttaagcaatgacttttttctggtcactcttctgtaaaacccagctctgtggagtgtacggcttaaagtggtcctatggacagatactccaatctccgctgtggagctttgcagctccttcagggttatctttggtctctttttgttgcctctctgattaatgccctccttgcctgctccctgagttttggtgggcggacCTATCTTGGCAGGTttattgtggtgccatattctttccattttgttaataatggatttaatggtgttccatgggatgttcaaagtttataacccaaccctgatctgtacttctccacaactgtgTCCttaacctgtttggagagctccttggtcttcatggtgccgcttgcttggtggtgttgcagactctgtggcctttcagatcaggtgtatatatactgagatcatctGACAGATCaggtgacacttagattgcacacaggtggactttatttaactaattatgtgacttctgaaggtaattggttacaccagatcttatttaggggcttcatagcaaagggggtgaatacatacgcACACCCCTTTTCCGTATTTCATTTTAAGTTAttcttttcatttcacttcaccaatttggactattttgtgtatgtccattacatgtaatccaaataaaaatatatttaaataacaggttgtaatgcaacaaaataggaaaaaacgccaaggggatgaatacttttgcaaggcactgtaagctaTATATAACAGAGGTGACACCCATTCGATGTGGCCAATATTCTAATGAGCTAACATCCAACCtcgctgatctagaatcagattagccttttagatcataatcaATAAGATTATATGGACGGATCCTAGATCAGCAGATCTACTATGaatatgctttgtggatacgggtcCTGGCAAGAAAAACAAAGCCTGTGAGATGTAAGGGGAAACGCTGTGACAACTGGCCAAATAAAAGGATACTTCCTCTCCAAAGATGAGCTGTCTGCATGTCTCCAGTGGCAGCTGGTAGTCTTTCtccagaactgagagagagggagagaggggaggggtgaacGAGGCAGAGGATTGTAATGGTATACTAGCTATGAGGTTTTGCCTAGAAAAGTCATCCGTTTCCCCCAAAAATGTGTCTCTTACTACTCTGCTCCCACCTACTGGCTTTTACTGGTACTGCTGTGTACGAATATTCCCCAGCAACATGCAATAGTGGTAGCCTTCATTGCAGCAGTTTAAAGAGTTCTGCAACATGGTTTGACTAAATTAACATATCACCTTGTAATGACAACCTGAGTTCATTAAACCCCCTAAGGTTGATGTCAacggaaatctaattagcataataataACAAATCCCCAtagaaatctgtcagtttaattAAGCTAGAGATAAatgtttttgcattggatgcgtctcaatccaccacattcGCCTACGTCGCCCATCCTCATCTGAGCCAATCTGACAACGTCTGTCTATAGCGTccaaacagtttgggctgcccAATAATATGACTCTCACGAACACATAGGCCACACAAGATTCATCGTTTAGCTGTTGTTTCATgttgtgaatctgttattcaacaTGTTTGTATTGAACAATAGCAGTAAGgctaaaaaaatgtatattttttcatTTTGAATATATTTTTgggatacttcaaggggtcttaaaccCCCCTCCggattagacagggcttagactcttatgggttCATGAATGATCTAACCTGagttaaccagcttcatgaactCCTTAGCATTCAGCTTGTCATCCTgccagggagagagaacaggaggtaAAGACTGTCTAAGGGAGACATTTATCTTCTGTGGTTCAGTTAGATTTAGAGATGAGAGAATTCCTACCGGCCCCGCCACCTCATCAAAGGCCTTCTGTACTCTCTTGCGATCCTCTGGCAAGACTGGTGGCATTGACATGACCTGTGaaggacacacacgcacagacagttGGCTTGGTGAACTGGAGAGCAGGACTGCAGTAGAAGTAGACTTCAGTAAGGTTTAACTCACCATGAGGAAGCCAGTGGAGCAAGTGAAGTCTTGGGTCCTGGAATACAAGGAGGAGCACCATCAGTCTGTTACTAattatcttcatcatcatcatcacccccccaccaccctcctcctctccgtaCCCCAGATTGTTCCCAGTCTTGGAGTAGACGCGGAGGAAGAATTCCGCAGGCACGTTGGGCCTGTAGGTGGAGGCCAGGATCACGTAGTTTCCCGGGTCCAGCCTCACCTTCCTCCACACAGCCCTACGGTGACAAAAGAAGAAGACAACCTCTATGGGAGTAAAAAAATGAATGAAAGTATATATGGAGGTCCTTTTATATTTGTGGtttttgtatttttctttgtGTGTTTCCTATACTCCTGCCTTGATTGTAGTATCTGTGTAATTGATTGGTCTTGTTATGCAGGGCTCTCTTGAAAGGGAGACATTGGTTTCAATGGGACTCCTCTGCCTAAATAAAGGCTCCAAAGAAAATCTAATAATAAGTGTATTGACTGTTTTCATAAAAATGTGACATATTTGCAGTAAAGACTGGCTACTGAAGTACCTGAGGGGCTGGTACTTCCCAGAGCGCCCCACAGGGTGCTGGTTAGAGAAGAAACTCTGGTCCAAACACAGGCCCTGGAGCTACGAGagtgggagggtagaggagagagaaaaaggcagAGGTAGAAAATATGGAGtaaaggagatggtggagagagagggagcagcgaCCATGGTTGGTCGATTTAAAAGTGTAGTCTAACTAAAGTAAATAGTTGTGTTTTTCAAATACTTTACTACAAAATACTCACCTCTGGAGGAACCTGCAGATACAGGAAAGACATCATATTAACTGAAAATGTAGAACGTTCACATTCACAGCACATacaacacattctctctctctctctcaccctgtagATATGGAAGGCGATGTGGAGAAAGTTCATTTTATTCCTCTTTCTCCGGTCTTTCTGCAGTAGTTCCACCAGCACggtgcactgctttgctttcttCTTCTGCTTCTCTGCCACCATCTTCTCCTCCGGGGTCATCTCTTCATCctcatcttcatcattatcatcatcttcTTCTTCCTTGTCCTGCTCGGCAAGGACAAGCTGGAACTGGGGATTCTTCCAGAATGAtcctacgagagagagagagagagagagagagagagagagagagagagagagagagagagagagagagacagagagacagagggatagttAGATAACGGGGGTAGAGAAAGGTTTGATGAAAAGGAGTAAATGAAATTACAAACATTCTGCCATTGGAACGGGctgttctccctgctctcccAGGGATCGGTTCTCCCTGGCAGACGGTATCGGAGCacgaggtctgataccaacaggctcagagaccgtttctatctacaagccatcaacacttgaactggactgactacctgctctgattctcccgaaccttagcacacatgcactcacccacacacacaaaacacacattcatgctacacacaaatcacaactgctgctaccagactcttattataCTGTTCAGTTTATCCACTCCCCCCCCATTCCTCCctacctgcaagtaagcatttcattggacaacgtataccatgtgtatcccgtacaTATCACTCGTGAAACTTGAAACACACTCACGACGGTAACTACGACTGCCCCCTGCGGTGGAGCCCGGTACCCAGGATCCTTTGTGGGAGCTGAGTGTCCATGCAGAGGTGGGGGCGGCAGGGGAGTCGGGTGTTTCCCCGTCCACTATGGGTTCAGGGTTCACGCTACACAGCTCCACTGTGTCAAACAGCCTGGTGAAGTCCTCCACATTCATCCTGACACACAGAGAGGATACAgactgtcagagtgtgtgtgtgtgtgtgtgtgtgttatttttgTAGGTATGTTTGTGTctacgtgtgtctgtaatgccaGAACCTACCAGAATTCTCCATCCTCACTCTTTTTCAGCTCAATCCTTTTCTTTTCAGCAGCATTCACATCGTCCCAGTCTTTACTCCTAATAATTAAAAAAACTTGCGATTAACAATCAAGTATTCTCACAGCTTGCTAGAGCACTGTGAACTGCGGTGGCGCAATGGTCTGAGCATCACGAGTTCAATCGCTTAAAAAAACATTGTTGCGAGTGCCAAGGAAGGCATACAGCGACGTTTTATGGACCTTTTGAAACGTTCCAACATCAAAGTCTATTTCTATTAACGACAAAATGAAACATGTGCACGCACGTACCTCGCACGCACACGCATACTCTTCCTTACTTGTCACTCCAGGGTCCAGAGTACTCCACAAAGCCCCAGGGATTCCTCAGCCGTAGCAACAAGGCCTCaccatccggcttcttcacctgaacCACACACACAATGGTAACACTTCATTTGAAGGGGACCTTTTTGCAGTGTAATAACACTATAAGAAGTATTGTATTCATTGTGATTATTCATAGTTACATGTTGTTAGTACAGGATGTAACTGGTGGTAATTGCAGTCTGTAATTACAGAGAAAGTTTGTTCCTACACTACATGACTGCTCATcttacatctcattccaaaatcatgggcattaatatggagttggtcctccatTTCCCCCATTTGCTGCCCCTCCCGCAgtttggcgttccaattcatcccaaaggtgtttgatggcgttgaggtcagggctctgtgcaagccagtcatgttcttccacaccaatctcgacaaaccatttatgtatggacctcggtttgtgc containing:
- the LOC115137099 gene encoding calpain-9-like, which produces MESQQVTPGSIANPVKFGGQDYVALLDACVKSGSLFSDPTFAPDQSSIGMPTDPDPKKEIKWLRPKEISANAVFVEDTTCTTDICQGQLGDCWLLAALSCLTMHPHLFVKVVPPNQSLTESYAGIFHFMFWQYGEWVEVVVDDRLPVREGRLLFSYSCTRNEYWSALVEKAYAKLIGSYSSLKGGNISEAMEDFTGGIAYSLPVSSRTPRVMWKALSAALSRGSLLSCFIQASNYREIGTVTAEGLVKGHAYAITDTDTVKKPDGEALLLRLRNPWGFVEYSGPWSDKSKDWDDVNAAEKKRIELKKSEDGEFWMNVEDFTRLFDTVELCSVNPEPIVDGETPDSPAAPTSAWTLSSHKGSWVPGSTAGGSRSYRRSFWKNPQFQLVLAEQDKEEEDDDNDEDEDEEMTPEEKMVAEKQKKKAKQCTVLVELLQKDRRKRNKMNFLHIAFHIYRVRERERMCCMCCECERSTFSVNMMSFLYLQVPPELQGLCLDQSFFSNQHPVGRSGKYQPLRAVWRKVRLDPGNYVILASTYRPNVPAEFFLRVYSKTGNNLGTQDFTCSTGFLMVMSMPPVLPEDRKRVQKAFDEVAGPDDKLNAKEFMKLVNSVLEKDYQLPLETCRQLIFGEETGGRSSLTREQTEPVLASLRSLQSIFFKFDQDSSGTMSPFELSLALQAAGVQCDGQVIQLLWERFGSGELHLPFHGFVTCVSRLRKLFALLKSESNPEIKGVEINAWLLRLLTV